A stretch of DNA from Rattus rattus isolate New Zealand chromosome 18, Rrattus_CSIRO_v1, whole genome shotgun sequence:
tctatttttatgccaatatcatgcTATATTTATTACTGTAGTTCTGTAGTGCTACTTAAAATCAAGGATAGTGATAACTCTGgaagttcttttgttgtacagaattgttttagctattctggattttttgttttttccatatgaagttgagaattgttctttcaaggtccgCAAAGTATTGTAATTTAATTCTGATGAGGATTCCATTTAGTCTGTAGgttacttttggtaaaatagccatttttactatgttaaagacttaaagttattgtcatacaggtctttcacttgacTTGTTTAGAGTTACCCAcaaaatagtttatattatttgaggctattgcaAAAGGTggtgtttccctgatttctttctcagatcatacataggaaggctactgatttttttttaagttaattttgtatccagacacTTTTCCAAAAGTGCTTATCAGCTATAGGAATTCCCTAGGAGAGTTTTAGGATAACTTAATGTATACTATGGTATCATAAGCAAATAatgatgctttgacttcttcctttctaatttgtatacccttgatctccttcagttgtcttactgctctagctaaaatatcaagcactatattgaacaCATATGGAGAGTGTGGACAAccttttcttgttcctgattttagtgcgattatttatttcctgttttttcaTGGTCTtaggttggctttttttttctaacaccttctttaggactggatttgtagatacatattgtttaaatttaactttatcatgaaatattttattttctccatctatgatgactGAAAGTTTTTTTCTGGGCCAAAACCTGTGGTTTCTTAGAGTTTGCTGTACCTTTGTCCAAGACCTTCTGGTTTTTagtctattgagaagtctggtgtaattctgactgTTCTGCCTTTATGTGTATCTCGGTCTTTTTCTCTGGtggctttcaatattctttcttttgtgtgtttagtgttttgattattatgtagcaTGGGAACTGTTTTCTGGTcccaatttatttggtgttttgtatgcATCTTGTACCTCGATAAGTATCTCCTTTAGGTTAGTAAGAATTTCCTCTATGATtgtgttgaaaacattttctggtcctttgagctgggtttcttttcattcttctatacctattattcttacatttggtcttttcatagtgtctcagatttcctggatgttttgtctcaggagggtttttttttagaatttaacattttttttctttgactaatgcatccatttcttctatcatatcttcagtGCCTGAGAATCtgtctatttcttgtattctgatgTTGAAGCTTATGTCTATAGTTCTTGTttgaattcttaaattttttacttCTAGAATTCTgttagtttgggttttctttattgattctatttccaatttGAGGTCTTGAACACTATTCATTTCCTCCACTGTGTTTTGCTGAATTTCTttgagagatttctttttttccctttttaagaacCTTTATTATAGTCATAAAGGctgttttcagggtttttttgttgttgtcgctgttttttttttttttttttttttttttgggcttgagccatgttggaatattcagggcaTGGCTGCTACTGAATATATAATATGCTGCCAAAAGGTCTAGGTGTtgacttctgtctttgtctttgttggttgggtgttttgttccttggtttctgtttctgtttcctttctggatTTTCAGAGAATGTAATAGCTAtgtgtttcctgttttcctggcctACTCAGCTTGTGTGTTCACAGGGAATGCCTGCTAGTGATGGAGGCTGGGGGTACTGGGATAAGTTGAGGGAAAGAAGGTTGGAGGAGAAGGTCTTGGTGAACTGTTACGttggggtcagggaagaaattgaAACCACAGTAGGTTTCCTGCTATAGCTCTTGGGATAAGACTAGAAGGGTGGTATCTCAGGAGCAGTTGGAAAGGTATGGGTCTGCTCTCAGCATACTTTTGGCCAGAAAGGAGCAGTCCTTGGGTTAGCAGTGAGTTCCTGCTAGCATCTGGAACAAAGCAACAAATGGGGCAGAGAAGCTTAAAAGAGGGAGCTCTTTTGGGATCCATGGAGCAGAGAGGGCAAGGAAGGCTGTCATGGGTGTTCTGCTTTAGAGCCGGGAATGAGACTGAAAGATTATGTTTGGGGATAACAGAGAACaagataccatttttttttaacctcataaAGACAAATCATGTCATTCCAAAACAGGTGCTAACTGAACGCTTGGATGCTCTTCTTCTGGAaaaagcagagactgaacaacagtgtctgtgtctcaaaaaagaaaatattaaaatgaagcaAGAGGTTGAGGTAAGACAACATTTAGTGGTCTTTTATCTGTTATACAGAATTACACAGAATAGTAATGAATTTGCAGCAGAATGGTATCTTAAGCATCTAATCTAGCCAAGCATGGATACACATGCTAGTACTTAGTAGGCTCAGGCAAGAAGATGTCAAAGTCAAGGACAGCCTAAAGATGCTTGCCTCCAAGCTTGGTGAAAGACATAGCTGACTCCTACAAATTGTTTATaactccacacatgtgccatggcacatgcacaccCCCATCCATtcatcttctctctgtctctgtctctctgtgtctctctgtgtctctctctctctctctctctcacacacacacacacacatacacacacacacacacacactaaataatttaattttttaaagggtATCTAATCCAGTCTTACTACTTTTATCACAAACAAAACAGCTCTGGAAGTACAGACCCATAATTCCAGCCACTCAGAAAGCTAAAGATAAGAGGTTCACAAGCTCAGGGCCAGTCTAGCAtccagaatgagttcaaggccagcttgagcagCTTTGCAacaccctgtgtcaaaaaatgaaaagagaaatagggATATGACCCAGTAGTAGAATGTTTGCCTATGTGtggagatcctgggttcaattccttgTTCAGCTAATAATACTAAAGCATGCAGTTATGCAGAGATAaactgatattttatttcttgcatACTTTAATCTTTCTTATAATTTCTTATAACCATATCATTTCTTAATAAAACTCTTTTTAAGGTTTTGAGTTTTTCACATCTAAATACTTTTTATCTGTTCAGTTTTAGGACATTTAGTAGCACATTGTTACTTTCTTGTCTATAAAGTTTTAgcatattttctctaaaatatctcTTATTAATCTGTTCAGGAGCTATACATTGTAGCTTTTGGCCTTAAATAATTTATTACCTTTAAAAAGATAGTTAAATACAGAGATCTCCTAGTTGCTAGTTactttacacttgatcttagccaaaaggccgagaagcgattgcTAGTTACTTTAAATAATAGATTTTGTATTGATGATAATAGTTCTACCTAAGTAAGTCAAGCCCTAAACAAAGTTCTTCAAATTTCAGAATCACATTTCTCTAGATATATTCTGTTCGCCTTTTTTCCCACCTACCTAACCCTTTAGTAAAGGTAGAGATTTCTTTCAtcttcaaagatttatttgtcCTTATTTTTGTAATAGGATTCTGTAACTAAACTGGAAGAGACACAAAAAGAGTTTGAACAATCACATAGAAACTACGTAAGAGAAATGGAAAGTGTTAAAAATGAACTGATGGCAGTACACTCAGAGCACAGCGAAGAAAAGGCTGCCTTACAAAAAGAACTGGAGGGAGCAGTCCATAAGCAAGCAGAGCTGTTAGAGCAGCTCAAGTCTCAGAGTGACTctgaaaataatgttaaaaaactACAGGAAGAGATTCAGAACATTACAGCAGCATTTGAGGAACAGACGTCATGTCTACAAAAGCAATTAGAAGCTACCAGTGATGAAAAACAGCAAGAGATTATTCATCTCCAGAAAGTCATTGAGGACAACGCTCAGCACTACCAAAAAGATATTAATACTTTCCAAGAAGAGATTGTGCAGCTGAGAGCTACACACAAAGAAGAAGTTAATGAGCTGATGTCTCAAATGGAAACATTAGCTAAAGAACATGAGGCAGCAATAAGTAAGCTAAAAGAGAACAGAGTGACACTGTGTGAGACAAGTGAGACCATTCCAGAGAATTACCAATGTGAATCAGAAAGCTTAAATGAAGACACCTCAGATGCAAGCCAGGAGAATCAAAAATGCTCTGTCGCCTTACAGGAAGATCCTTTTGCAGAACAAACAGTGTATGATAAAGTCAAACAATTGGAAGATTCATTAAAAGAACTGGAATCTCAACATAGTATCTTAAAAGATGAAGTGACTTATATGAATAATCTCAAGTTAAAACTTGAAATGGATGCCCAGCATATAAAGGATGAGTTTTTCCATGAACGAGAAGACTTAGAGTTTAAAATTAATGAACTGTTGCTGGCTAAAGAAGAACAGGGCTACgtagtagaaaaattaaaatatgagcGAGAAGATTTAAATAGGCAGCTTTGCTGTACTGTGGAACAACATAACAAAGAAATACAGCGTCTTCAGGAGCACCATCAGAAAGAAATCTCTGAACTAAGTGAGACATTTATGTCaggttcagaaaaagaaaagttagcaTTAATGTTTGAAATACAGGGTCTTAAGGAACAGTGTGAAAATCTACAACATGAAAAGCAAGAGGTAGTTCTAAATTATGAGAGTTTACGAGAGATGATGGAAATTTTACAAACAGAACTTGGAGAATCTGCTGGAAAAATAAGTCAAGAGTTTGAAACAATGAAGCAACAGCAAGCATCTGATGTTCATGAGCTTCAGCAGAAGCTAAGAACTGCTTTTAATGAAAAAGATGCTCTTCTTGAAACTATAAATCGCCtccaaggagaaaatgaaaaattattatcACAACAAGAATTGGTATCAGAACTTGAAAGTACCATGAAGAACCTTGAGGCAGATAATAGCATGTACTTAGCCAGCCTTGGTCAAAAAGATACCCTGTTACAAGAATTAGAAGCAAAGATAAGTTCTCTTGCTGAAGAAAAAGATGATTTTATAAGCAAAATCAAAACTTCCCGTGAAGAGATAGATGATCTCCAtcagaaatgggaaagggaacagaaaCTGTCTGTAGAACTCAGGGAAGCAGCAGAGCAAGCCGCCCAGCACAACAGTGAACTGAGACAAAGAGTAAGTGAATTAACAGGAAAACTAGATGAAATATTAAGAGAAAAGAGTCAAAATGACCAAAACATTATGGTTCAAATGAAAACCATGACAGAAGACCAAGAAGCATTGTCATCTAAAATCAAGTCTCTTTATGAGGAAAACAATAGACTGCATTCTGAAAAGGTCCAGTTGAGTAGAGATTTAGAAGCTCTTCAGTCTCAACAAGATTTTGCCTATAAAGAACATGTTGCTGAATTCGAAAAGAAACTCCAGTTAATGGTTGAAGAACGAGATGATTTAAATAAACTGCTTGAAAATGAGCAACTTCAAAAGTCATTTGTCAAAACTCAGTTGTACGAGTTTCTTAAGCAAATGAGGCCAAGCATTTTAGAAGATAATGAAGAGGAAGATGTTGTCACAGTTCTAAAAGCTGTGGGTGAATCCTTAGTGAcagtaaaggaagaaaagcataACTTAGTCTTTGAATATGATGCGAGAGTATTAGAATTAGAAAGGAGGATTAAGTGCCTTCAAGAGGAGAGTGTAGTTCAGTGTGAAGAACTAAGGGCTTTAGTAAGAGACTCTGAACAAGAGAAAATTCTCCTAAGAAAAGAATTAGATGAAGTCACATCAACAAAAGAGGCCCTGCAGCGTGATATTCTAGAAATGAAGAATACTAATGAAACAACAAGCCTTGAAAATCAGACTCTTTCAACTCGGGTTGAAGAATTATCTCGGACATTACACAGCAAAAATGAAGTCCATAATGAAAAGGATCTTGTCATAGAACATGAAAACCTGAGGCTATCGCTTGAGCAGAGGGAGTCTGAGCTACAAGATGTGAGAGCAGAATTGATACTGCTGAAGGTACTGTTTTTGAGTTTTATTGATTTCAAATAAATCCTTAGCTCTGCTCATAGATTGTGGAAAATATatgaattaacatttttatagtcTGAAATCAAAAGTTAGGTTTCAGCATTTAGGTTCAAGCAACAAATTTCTGGCGAGTGAGTTAATAAGCACTTTGATGTGGTGTATCTCAGTCAAGTGCGACTAGTCATGAGCAAAACTAATCAAGGACAAGTCACAGCTGCACTCAGGGTACAGACtgcttttcttttgaaagaatacTTGATCAAGAGAATGAGCTATAGTGGTATTCCATTTTAGTTAAAAATCTAAAGTTCTCTTAGAAATTGTGTTGTGAAATGATCACCATGTAGTCATTTCTTTGTTACATGTGTATTTGGGGTGTGTCGGATTATTCATCTTGCTCTTTGGCACTATTTTAGTAAAGgccatatacataataaatgtagTATTGCTTACTCtagcaatagaaaataaaaataaccaaattgCTATTTATATGGTTTTTCTAGGTAAAGATTTTTCTCATGAttaaa
This window harbors:
- the Gcc2 gene encoding GRIP and coiled-coil domain-containing protein 2 isoform X2, which translates into the protein MEDSAQDAVAAAPSGTPKSKLETLPREDLIKFAKKQMMLLQKAKARCTELDKEVEELKSKPVDRGTDDMIKVLTERLDALLLEKAETEQQCLCLKKENIKMKQEVEDSVTKLEETQKEFEQSHRNYVREMESVKNELMAVHSEHSEEKAALQKELEGAVHKQAELLEQLKSQSDSENNVKKLQEEIQNITAAFEEQTSCLQKQLEATSDEKQQEIIHLQKVIEDNAQHYQKDINTFQEEIVQLRATHKEEVNELMSQMETLAKEHEAAISKLKENRVTLCETSETIPENYQCESESLNEDTSDASQENQKCSVALQEDPFAEQTVYDKVKQLEDSLKELESQHSILKDEVTYMNNLKLKLEMDAQHIKDEFFHEREDLEFKINELLLAKEEQGYVVEKLKYEREDLNRQLCCTVEQHNKEIQRLQEHHQKEISELSETFMSGSEKEKLALMFEIQGLKEQCENLQHEKQEVVLNYESLREMMEILQTELGESAGKISQEFETMKQQQASDVHELQQKLRTAFNEKDALLETINRLQGENEKLLSQQELVSELESTMKNLEADNSMYLASLGQKDTLLQELEAKISSLAEEKDDFISKIKTSREEIDDLHQKWEREQKLSVELREAAEQAAQHNSELRQRVSELTGKLDEILREKSQNDQNIMVQMKTMTEDQEALSSKIKSLYEENNRLHSEKVQLSRDLEALQSQQDFAYKEHVAEFEKKLQLMVEERDDLNKLLENEQLQKSFVKTQLYEFLKQMRPSILEDNEEEDVVTVLKAVGESLVTVKEEKHNLVFEYDARVLELERRIKCLQEESVVQCEELRALVRDSEQEKILLRKELDEVTSTKEALQRDILEMKNTNETTSLENQTLSTRVEELSRTLHSKNEVHNEKDLVIEHENLRLSLEQRESELQDVRAELILLKDSLEKSPSVKNDQLSLVKELEEKIESLEKESKDKDEKISKIKLVAVRAKKELDSNRKEAQTLRDELESIRSEKDRLSASMKEFIQGAESYKNLLLEYDKQSEQLDVEKERANNFEHHIEDLTKQLRNSTCQYEKLTSDNEDLLARIETLQANARLLEAQILEVQRAKGVVEKELEAEKLQKEQKIKEHVSTTNELEELQLQFQKEKKQLQKTMQELELVKKDAQQTTLMNMEIADYERLMKELNQKLTNKNSKIEDLEQEMKIQKQKQETLQEEMTSLQSSVQHYEEKNAQIKQLLVKTKKELADAKQAETDHLLLQASLKGELEASQQQVEVYKIQLAEMTSEKHKIHEHLKTSAEQHQRTLSAYQQRVVALQEESRTAKAEQAAVTSEFENYKVRVHNVLKQQKNKSVSQAETEGAKQEREHLEMLIDQLKIKLQDSQNSLQISVSEFQTLQSEHDTLLERHNRMLQETVTKEAELREKLCSAQSENTMLKSEHAQTMCQLTSQNEALRNSFRDQVRHLQDEHRKTVETLQHQLSKVETQLFQLKSEPPTKSPASSHQPSKSLRERRTTDLPLLDMHTVAREEGEGMETTDSESVSSAGTHIQSLEQLLSSPDSKLERLTEASLWHTEFTKEELAEKLSSTTKSADHLNGLLRETEATNAILMEQIKLLKSEIRRLERNQEREKSVANLEYLKNVLLRFIFLKPGSERERLLPVIDTMLQLSPEEKGKLATVAQGEEESASRSSGWASYLHSWSGLR
- the Gcc2 gene encoding GRIP and coiled-coil domain-containing protein 2 isoform X1, with protein sequence MEVTDSAQDAVAAAPSGTPKSKLETLPREDLIKFAKKQMMLLQKAKARCTELDKEVEELKSKPVDRGTDDMIKVLTERLDALLLEKAETEQQCLCLKKENIKMKQEVEDSVTKLEETQKEFEQSHRNYVREMESVKNELMAVHSEHSEEKAALQKELEGAVHKQAELLEQLKSQSDSENNVKKLQEEIQNITAAFEEQTSCLQKQLEATSDEKQQEIIHLQKVIEDNAQHYQKDINTFQEEIVQLRATHKEEVNELMSQMETLAKEHEAAISKLKENRVTLCETSETIPENYQCESESLNEDTSDASQENQKCSVALQEDPFAEQTVYDKVKQLEDSLKELESQHSILKDEVTYMNNLKLKLEMDAQHIKDEFFHEREDLEFKINELLLAKEEQGYVVEKLKYEREDLNRQLCCTVEQHNKEIQRLQEHHQKEISELSETFMSGSEKEKLALMFEIQGLKEQCENLQHEKQEVVLNYESLREMMEILQTELGESAGKISQEFETMKQQQASDVHELQQKLRTAFNEKDALLETINRLQGENEKLLSQQELVSELESTMKNLEADNSMYLASLGQKDTLLQELEAKISSLAEEKDDFISKIKTSREEIDDLHQKWEREQKLSVELREAAEQAAQHNSELRQRVSELTGKLDEILREKSQNDQNIMVQMKTMTEDQEALSSKIKSLYEENNRLHSEKVQLSRDLEALQSQQDFAYKEHVAEFEKKLQLMVEERDDLNKLLENEQLQKSFVKTQLYEFLKQMRPSILEDNEEEDVVTVLKAVGESLVTVKEEKHNLVFEYDARVLELERRIKCLQEESVVQCEELRALVRDSEQEKILLRKELDEVTSTKEALQRDILEMKNTNETTSLENQTLSTRVEELSRTLHSKNEVHNEKDLVIEHENLRLSLEQRESELQDVRAELILLKDSLEKSPSVKNDQLSLVKELEEKIESLEKESKDKDEKISKIKLVAVRAKKELDSNRKEAQTLRDELESIRSEKDRLSASMKEFIQGAESYKNLLLEYDKQSEQLDVEKERANNFEHHIEDLTKQLRNSTCQYEKLTSDNEDLLARIETLQANARLLEAQILEVQRAKGVVEKELEAEKLQKEQKIKEHVSTTNELEELQLQFQKEKKQLQKTMQELELVKKDAQQTTLMNMEIADYERLMKELNQKLTNKNSKIEDLEQEMKIQKQKQETLQEEMTSLQSSVQHYEEKNAQIKQLLVKTKKELADAKQAETDHLLLQASLKGELEASQQQVEVYKIQLAEMTSEKHKIHEHLKTSAEQHQRTLSAYQQRVVALQEESRTAKAEQAAVTSEFENYKVRVHNVLKQQKNKSVSQAETEGAKQEREHLEMLIDQLKIKLQDSQNSLQISVSEFQTLQSEHDTLLERHNRMLQETVTKEAELREKLCSAQSENTMLKSEHAQTMCQLTSQNEALRNSFRDQVRHLQDEHRKTVETLQHQLSKVETQLFQLKSEPPTKSPASSHQPSKSLRERRTTDLPLLDMHTVAREEGEGMETTDSESVSSAGTHIQSLEQLLSSPDSKLERLTEASLWHTEFTKEELAEKLSSTTKSADHLNGLLRETEATNAILMEQIKLLKSEIRRLERNQEREKSVANLEYLKNVLLRFIFLKPGSERERLLPVIDTMLQLSPEEKGKLATVAQGEEESASRSSGWASYLHSWSGLR